The DNA segment CCCCCACACCGGGCCCCTCGGGGATCAGCGGCAGCGTGGTGATCGCCGAATTCCCGGACTTGGCCGAAGCCCGGGCCTGGGCCGAAGCCGATCCCTATCTGGCCCAGGGGGTATTTGAATCAGTAGAGGTTCGCCCCTTCATTCAGGCATTACCCTAAATCAGCAGTGACAGAACCCATGAGCAACCCGGAACGTATCGAGAAAATCAGAGCCCGACTGCAGGAGGCCCTGCAACCAGAGGCATTGGATATCCGTGACGACAGCCATCTCCATGTGGGCCATCCCGGCGCGCGTGACGGCCGCGGCCACTTCCACGTTCGCATCGTGGCCCAAGCCTTTGAAGGGCAGAGAACCCTGGCCCGACACCGTCAGGTTTACGAGGCCCTGGACTCACTGATGGAGAGCGATATCCACGCCCTTCAGATCCAGGCTCAAACACCCGATGAATAACCTTACCTTCAACACTGAACGAGGACATCATGAATAAATCCATTATCAGTATCTGTGCCCTCTCCTGCCTGCTGCTTGTAGGCTGCGAGAACGGTGAGGAGCGTCAACCGTCCAGCGAGACACTGGAAGGCGAAACCCTGGCCACGGTGGATGGCGAACGGATCCCGGAAGCCCTTTTGCATGCCTTCGCCCGACAGTTTCCCAATGTTGACCTGGACTCCATGGACAGCGATCAGCGTGAACAGCTGGCCGACCATGTCATCAATCTGCATATTCTCGCCCGGGAAGCCGAACGCCGCGGGATGGACAATGAAGCGGATGTGGTGGCGGAACTGATCCTGGAACGCCAGCAAACCCTGGCACAGGCTTTAATTGAATCAGAAGCGGTGAGCGAGGAAGCCATCCAGCAGGTCTATGAAGAACGTTATGACGAGGCCCTGGAAGTCAATGCCCGGCATATACTGGTAGAGGACGAAACTCTGGCTCAGGAAATCATCGACCGTATTCAGAATGGCGAGGATTTTGCTGAACTGGCCGAGGAATATTCCCAGGATCAGGGTGGCGTTGATGGCGGCAGCCTCGGCTGGTTCTCCCCCCAACAGATGGTGCCCCCCTTCGCCGAGGCAGTCTCCAACATGGAAGCCGGCGAACTGACCGACACGCCGGTTGAAACCAACTTTGGCTGGCATGTGATTCGCGTTGACGATACCCGGGTTGAACGCCCGCCTCTGGCAGACGTCCGAGAGGAGATCGTGGAAAACCTGCGTCAGGAAAATACACAGCGGGTGATCACCGAGTTGCGCGAGCAAGTAGACGTTGAACGTTGATCTGCAGCGTTTCCATTAAAAAAACCGGCTCCACGGAGCCGGTTTTTTTTTGCGATCAGCACCACGCCGTGGCGCTAGAGTCGCAAGCTGGAGCTGCCAATTCGCTCCTGGAATTCCTCGAGCAGGGTCTGAAGGGCATCAAAACGGTCCTGGCTGCGCTCTTTGTCCAGAGGACCGGAACGTGCCGCTACCCTCACATGAATGACGCTGCGCTGGGGAGGGAAGTAAAATTCCATCTCGTCCACCACCGAATCGGTTTCAAAGAAGAACTCCTCACCCTCCCGAAGAATGGCCCCGGTAAACTCAACCCGCAGGTAGCTACGATGACTGGACACAATACGTGCGCCGGGAAAACCCTGAATCACCGCTGCCATGGCGGTACGGCCTTCGCGTCGAGTGCCTTCATAGCGCAAATGCTCCACCCGAGACTCTTCCTGTTCTTCAGGATGACTGGACATGCAGGTGCGGTGATCGGCACAGGGAGGCAGCTGCCCTTCCCGAATACCATAGGGGGGAACCTGGGTCCCGCTACAGGCCGCCATCAGTACGGCCAGGCTGGACAACAACATGCTCAGCTGAAGCTGCTTCAAGACAGCCCTCCAGGCAATCAGACCAATTCCGAAGGTTACTCCGGCACGATCAAAATGCCAAATCCCGCGCGTCGGCCACCCGCCAACGCCATTCTTTAAGCGCTCTCCAGCAGGCGAGACAGACCCGATTCATCCAGTACCGTCACCCCCAGCTTCTCGGCCTTGTCCAGCTTGGAGCCGGCGGCCTCCCCGGCCACCAGATAATCCGTTTTGCCGGAAACACTGCTTGTCACCTTGCCACCGGCCTTCTCGATGGCCGCCTTGGCTTCCTCCCGGGTCATTTCGCTGAGGGTGCCTGTCAAGACGAAGGTTCGACCCGACAAGGGGGTCTGCTCGGTGCCACTTCGGTAGTGGCTCCGATCCTGGCGCCAGTGGATCCCCCATTCCCGCAGCAAGGCCTCAACCTGGTCCAGAAGCGGGCGCTGATCCGAAGCCATCAGAATCACTGCTGCCTTGTGCGCTTTTGCCCGATCACCCCCTTGCAAGGCCTCGGGGGCTTGCTCGGCATCTTCGGCAAAGGCCCACACTGGCCGCAAATCCGGAAAATGCTGCCCCATAAGCTCCGCCGATTTACCCTTCGCGCCTTTGAGCCCGAGAGCCTCGAGCAGCCGGGCCAACGTCAACGACTGAACCCAGTTCGGGTCAAAATCCCCTTCGTCCTTCAGCTCAATGGGCTGATCCCCGGAAAACAGGCGGCTCAGTTCCTCGGCGTTACCGGGATCGTCAAAGAAGTCACGAATCGCCCCGGCCACGCCCCATCCCACATCGGGAACGGTCAGCAACAAGGGGATGGGGGCGCGCCGAATCCGTTCCAGTTGGCCGAACGTACTCGCCAAAGTCCGGGCCAGTGTGGCACCAACCGTGGGGATCCCCAGGGCAAAGAGGAATCGCCCCAGCGTCACCCGGCGTTTCTCATCGATCTCTTCCAGCAGCTTTTCTACCGACCGTTCACCAAAGCCTTCCAGTGCCAGCAAGGCATCACGGCGCCGATGGAGGCGAAAAATGTCCGAAGGCCGGCGAACCCACTCCAGCTCGAAGAAGCGCCCCAGGCTTTTCTCCCCCAAGCCCTCGATATCCAGAGCGCCCCGGGCCACGAAATGACGCAGCGTTTCCAACTGCTGGGCTGGGCAATTCATTCGCCCGGTGCAGCGATGGACCGCCTCCCCTGCCTCGCGCACCACATCCGAGCCACACACTGGGCAGTGGGCCGGAAAAGTAATCTTCTGGGCATCCTCTGGCCGACGGTCCATCACCGCTGACACCACTTCAGGGATCACATCCCCGGCCCGCCGAACGATCACGGTATCGCCGATGCGAATGTCCTTGCGTTGAATTTCGTCCAGATTATGCAACGTAGCGTTGCTGACAGTCGCACCGCCCACGAATACGGGCGCCAGACGTGCCACCGGCGTTACCGCACCGGTACGCCCCACCTGGAACTCCACGTCCCGCAGCACGGTAGTCTTTTCCTGGGCGGGAAACTTGTGGGCAATCGCCCAGCGGGGCGCCCGGGAGAGCTGGCCCAGTTGCTGCTGCCAGTCCCTGCGTTCCACCTTGAAGACCACGCCGTCGATGTCATACGGCAGCTGCCCGCGCTTTTCCAGAATGGACTGGTAATAGGCTTGGCAGGCCTCAAGCCCTTTCAACGATTGCGCCTCCGGAGAGACCGGCAGGCCCCAGTCCGCCAGTTGCGCCAGCATCTCCGACTGGGTGGCAAAATCAGGGCCCCCGGCCTGCACCCCGATGCCGTAGCAGAATATCTCCAGGGGACGCCGACGGGCGATACGGGGATCCAGCTGGCGGATACTGCCCGCGGCCGCATTACGGGGATTCACGAAGGTTTTCTCGCCCCGCTTGCGCTGCACCTCGTTCAACTGCTTGAAGCCTT comes from the Natronospira proteinivora genome and includes:
- a CDS encoding DUF1499 domain-containing protein produces the protein MKQLQLSMLLSSLAVLMAACSGTQVPPYGIREGQLPPCADHRTCMSSHPEEQEESRVEHLRYEGTRREGRTAMAAVIQGFPGARIVSSHRSYLRVEFTGAILREGEEFFFETDSVVDEMEFYFPPQRSVIHVRVAARSGPLDKERSQDRFDALQTLLEEFQERIGSSSLRL
- a CDS encoding BolA family protein — encoded protein: MSNPERIEKIRARLQEALQPEALDIRDDSHLHVGHPGARDGRGHFHVRIVAQAFEGQRTLARHRQVYEALDSLMESDIHALQIQAQTPDE
- a CDS encoding peptidylprolyl isomerase is translated as MNKSIISICALSCLLLVGCENGEERQPSSETLEGETLATVDGERIPEALLHAFARQFPNVDLDSMDSDQREQLADHVINLHILAREAERRGMDNEADVVAELILERQQTLAQALIESEAVSEEAIQQVYEERYDEALEVNARHILVEDETLAQEIIDRIQNGEDFAELAEEYSQDQGGVDGGSLGWFSPQQMVPPFAEAVSNMEAGELTDTPVETNFGWHVIRVDDTRVERPPLADVREEIVENLRQENTQRVITELREQVDVER
- a CDS encoding YciI family protein — translated: MWYVIIGQDRPDSMDARKQARPAHLARLEALQSAGRLLVAGPCPRDDSPTPGPSGISGSVVIAEFPDLAEARAWAEADPYLAQGVFESVEVRPFIQALP
- the ligA gene encoding NAD-dependent DNA ligase LigA, whose translation is MSQQAKRAADQRARELRETIRHHDHRYYVLDEPEIPDAEYDALMAELQAIETEFPDLQSPDSPTRRVAGAADSAFHPVRHEVPMLSLDNAFETSDLEGFDRRLRERLDIEGPVTYHGEPKLDGLAVSLLYEQGQLRRAATRGDGTTGEDVTHSVRTIASVPVQLSGSAHPERLEVRGEIFMSHEGFKQLNEVQRKRGEKTFVNPRNAAAGSIRQLDPRIARRRPLEIFCYGIGVQAGGPDFATQSEMLAQLADWGLPVSPEAQSLKGLEACQAYYQSILEKRGQLPYDIDGVVFKVERRDWQQQLGQLSRAPRWAIAHKFPAQEKTTVLRDVEFQVGRTGAVTPVARLAPVFVGGATVSNATLHNLDEIQRKDIRIGDTVIVRRAGDVIPEVVSAVMDRRPEDAQKITFPAHCPVCGSDVVREAGEAVHRCTGRMNCPAQQLETLRHFVARGALDIEGLGEKSLGRFFELEWVRRPSDIFRLHRRRDALLALEGFGERSVEKLLEEIDEKRRVTLGRFLFALGIPTVGATLARTLASTFGQLERIRRAPIPLLLTVPDVGWGVAGAIRDFFDDPGNAEELSRLFSGDQPIELKDEGDFDPNWVQSLTLARLLEALGLKGAKGKSAELMGQHFPDLRPVWAFAEDAEQAPEALQGGDRAKAHKAAVILMASDQRPLLDQVEALLREWGIHWRQDRSHYRSGTEQTPLSGRTFVLTGTLSEMTREEAKAAIEKAGGKVTSSVSGKTDYLVAGEAAGSKLDKAEKLGVTVLDESGLSRLLESA